The proteins below come from a single Oncorhynchus keta strain PuntledgeMale-10-30-2019 chromosome 32, Oket_V2, whole genome shotgun sequence genomic window:
- the LOC118375727 gene encoding uncharacterized protein LOC118375727: MERKALLCIFFLLLPLVFVSAVIPVLHSINDLRNIEFGHRFPRHGLMLLHFVSSGLYVDNNNVLIPTFSPERGDWGFHYFNNYEELFPPLPDQNRQGYYAVGNINTPTAYPLYPYVTRNYYLTPGNLERNMDRLVVRTSPNWPLLEAVYITQHYRRSSEYDPHSSEYDPHNTYQISPALLREIRTVIHNRVDSVQAFLYAAGYDVHSMSFTQNCYASSSTYKVEEAGRMTLNESTAIMKEAVVNDHHTECYAVVTQVKSTESGYARLGWANVPDSLLDVGVMLALFNSNGNNLFSLPLGTRSYGTYDSNQYLNHGLQVKLLSKDGSNVFMTGPRYDDADRKVPVGIEGYDASLQLYTKGSYACARLFIKKTFTKWKTDFYNSWVAFYSNHKDASNSYYTYEYAVRFTKQDDTNIKYDIYSYVSSLSIQPGAQARFFLTKTYDNILTETTPWER; the protein is encoded by the coding sequence ATGGAGAGAAAAGCCTTGCTTTGCATCTTCTTCTTGTTGCTACCACTGGTCTTCGTGTCTGCAGTCATACCTGTCCTTCACTCAATAAATGACCTCAGGAACATCGAGTTTGGCCACAGATTCCCTCGTCATGGCCTAATGCTGCTACACTTTGTCTCTAGCGGCCTATACGTCGATAACAACAATGTCCTCATACCAACGTTCTCGCCAGAAAGGGGAGACTGGGGCTTCCATTACTTCAATAACTATGAagaactttttccaccactgccagaTCAGAACAGACAGGGTTACTACGCAGTCGGGAATATCAACACACCAACAGCATACCCACTCTATCCTTATGTCACTCGCAACTACTACCTTACCCCAGGAAACTTAGAGAGGAACATGGACAGGTTAGTTGTCAGAACAAGCCCCAACTGGCCACTGTTAGAGGCAGTCTACATAACACAGCACTATCGAAGAAGCAGTGAGTATGACCCCCATAGCAGTGAGTATGATCCCCATAACACCTACCAAATCAGCCCCGCCCTCCTGCGGGAGATCAGGACCGTCATCCATAACAGGGTGGACAGTGTGCAGGCATTTCTGTACGCTGCCGGCTATGACGTACACTCCATGTCATTCACACAGAACTGCTATGCCTCTAGTAGCACATACAAGGTTGAAGAAGCAGGCCGAATGACTCTGAATGAGTCCACTGCTATAATGAAAGAGGCAGTGGTGAATGACCACCACACAGAGTGCTATGCTGTTGTGACCCAGGTGAAATCCACAGAAAGTGGGTACGCCCGGCTCGGATGGGCTAATGTCCCTGACAGCCTACTGGATGTGGGGGTGATGCTGGCACTCTTTAATAGCAATGGAAataatctcttctctctccctcttggcACGCGCAGCTACGGAACCTATGACAGCAACCAGTACCTTAACCACGGCCTACAGGTCAAGCTCCTCTCCAAGGACGGGTCAAATGTCTTCATGACCGGGCCTCGGTATGATGACGCAGACAGGAAGGTTCCTGTTGGCATAGAGGGTTATGACGCCAGTCTGCAGCTCTACACTAAAGGCAGCTATGCTTGCGCTCGCCTGTTCATCAAAAAGACCTTCACCAAATGGAAGACTGATTTCTATAACTCGTGGGTTGCATTCTACTCCAATCACAAAGATGCTAGTAATTCTTACTATACTTACGAGTACGCTGTCAGATTCACTAAGCAGGATGACACAAACATAAAATATGATATATATTCGTATGTGTCTAGTTTGTCCATTCAACCTGGAGCTCAAGCTCGATTCTTCCTCACGAAAACATACGATAACATTCTGACAGAAACTACACCATGGGAAAGGTAA